The Theobroma cacao cultivar B97-61/B2 chromosome 1, Criollo_cocoa_genome_V2, whole genome shotgun sequence genome contains the following window.
CCCCCTCTCTCTCCccccaaaagaaaatgaaaacagGGAATATCTCTATTGCTGTTTCTTTTCGATTCTGATTTGATCTTCTaggaaagaacaaaataaaggGATAGCAGAGCaataagaaatgatgaatcaGAAACACAGtacttttctcttcttcaagCTAAAAACTCCCTCCCACCTACTCATCCCTAAAATGATAAAAGGCTGGAGAAAAGGGaaccaaatataaattaagaatgaggaaagaataaaaaatccCTTCACATCTAACTGTGGGGGCATCAGTCTCACCTAGTAATGTACCATAGGTAATCACTTGCATCCCTTGTGACATTTATTTGTTCTAATAGACCATCAACAGTAATTGTTGAGCTGTCATCCAGAGAAGAAGTATCTTCATCATAGCTTTCCCAAGAGAACATCTCAGCATTTGTCGGCAACATCTGCATTTGTGATGTCTGAACTCCAACCTGAAAAGGACGAACATGACTTACTGTCATTTAAGAGATccttaaactttttaaaacttatctaaaaaatatttcatgtCCTTAAAAATATGCTTCAGTTACAATAATACTGAACCTGATGATGCAAATTCAGTCATTTCACAATGTTATACCTTAGCAGTATTAAATACTGCATTCCTGCAATCAGGAAGGATGCTGATGGACCAAGGAGGCAAGTTATAGTGCATGTTGTTAAATAACACTCTTGCAGCAGATTTGGTATCATAGTTCGATAGGAAAGCTGCACAATCTCCTGATTCTGATGTGTACATATAAGCCTGGAAAATGCCAAAGATTGATTAGATTCAATAAGCAATTAAAATCCCACATCTGCTGGAAGCAGAGCACTTTGAGAGTCAAAGCAGAAACCTGCTGGAAGCTTCCGAGTGAAGTAACAATAGGATCTGCTGAAACTAAAGCTCGCTCAGACATCTTAATAGCCCTGTGAAGCTCCTTTAGATGACCATACTTAGGTTGTCTAATCAAACCTGTCATGTTTTCGTGGGAAGTAGTTAGTAATGCATTAGTGGTTGCTAACCAAAACTGATGGCCTTCACATAAACTCAAAGTGATAAAAATGGATGATGTTGAACTAGAGGGGAGGCAATTGGAAGGAGTGCATAAAACCATATCTTCCCATTTTGTAACCCAACTAATGGTTCGAATGaaataagtatatatataaacatcagcagacaaaaacaaaagacttgaatttatattgttttTCAGTTCAAATGCTATTGTTGTGAGGCACGGGCTGTAAGGTGCAACCATTTTAAGTGTTAAAGTAATTTAGAAGAGCAGTTGCATATTAAACAAACTGAAAACACCAAAAGCAGATGATACTTTTAACAGAACAAACTATGTAGAGATAAGCAAATAGCTTTTTTTCTCACCATATTCATCTATTGGAGCATCATAATCGTAACTGGTAGTGATGAAAGGGCCTCCAGCTGTACGCCCAAAATTGGTCCCTCCATGGTACTATTTCACGTGGTTAACACTCAACTCAGTTAAAGAGAATCGGGTTTTCTATTGTAAATATTTCATGCCTTTCAAAGATGTGAATAAATAGAGAGAAAAATGGGGGAACCAACCATGTAATAATTAACAAAGGATCCTCCTTTTTGTATGAATCGTGCAACAGCAAATGCCAAATCTTCAGCTGGCCGATGGTGAAGTGGACCACCAAACTCTGTGAACCTTTTGGACAATCGAAGACATAAAATGGTTGGACTTCATTTCATATCAGACTCTTCAAATTAAggttacaaaagaaaaacacatgATAAACTTACCATCCACTCCAAGCCTCTGTCCACATTGTTGGCTTGTAGGGTTTGTTGGGTTGGAATGTATCACAGTAGAAACCATTGCATGTGTTTATCTATTACAAGTACCCATGACACTCTCTTAGCCAATCATCATTgtaacaaattaaattgagaTTTAAGATAAACAGAACACCCTATATTTGACAGTTGGATACAAGAAATTGGGCTTTGTACACATTGATACTCATTAACTTATCCTTCAAAGTTCAAGACCATAGAGCAAGAGACTTGACATGATGAATAAAGACCTGAGGGCTAATTACTTACCACTGGATCCGGGGCATCTTCTTCCTTGCACATCACCCATGGGACCCCAGTTCCTGTCTCTATCGCCATTTTGGCTGCCCAAGTAACATAATTATAGCCAGAAGCCCCTAGTAATTTACTCTGTGCGCCATACTCATTCTCAATCTGAACTCatacaaattaaaaagagaaaaaaaaaaaagggttcaTATCTCCATTGTAACTTGACCTTAGATTAGGACGCCAAAATATATGGTTTCAAAAATTTGCATCTTAAGATGTAGGaagataaaaatgataaaatggggtgaaaaagaaagtaaagcCAACAGCTAAAACATTTACCTGAGAGAGAATAATGGGACCACCCTGGGACTCAAACAGGTTATGACTCTTCATCAGTCCTACAATCTTCTCAGTGAACCCTTGCATAGCTCTCTGCAATAATGTATCAACAGCCCTTATTCAGTTTCATTTTTTGAGAAAACAAAGGTTAAAATATATTCTAAACTATTAATGATTATTTATGTTCCAGTGATTCTGCTCTAACTTGCCATGCAGTTaaaacaaaggaagggaaagTAGTAATAAAGAAGCACAGAAGGGATACCTTGAAAGGCTCATTGTCTGTTCTGAAGCTGATGCCTGGCACATATTTTAACCAAACAGGAAACCCTCTGCACAGAGTAAAATGCTTTAGAATATCAACTTATCAAGGAAATAGAAGTTTCCCCAATTAGCTCACACAGCAGAGAAGAGAACAGAaatctaaaaagaaaaaagaaaaaaaaacaaattgcaaagagaagaaggaaaaaagagttGGACAGAAATTTAGATCTAACCCGAAATTCCACTCTGCACAAACATAAGGCCCAATGCGGAGATGAGCATAGAGACCTGCTCTCTGTATTGTCTTCATGAATCTCACAAGGTCATATCTCCCTTCAAAATTGTACTGTAAAATCGTAAACGAAGAAATATTTAACAAATAGTACAACCCAAGTTGGAAAAACAgagtaaaaatataaactttaTATTGTAGAGGAAAATGGAGGGAAAACAAGAGTACGTTTCCAGGAGATGGCTCATGAACATTCCAAAAGACGTAAGTTTCAATCACATCAAGTCCTCCATCTTTGGCCTTCTGTATCAGATCTTCCCACATctacaacaaaagaaataacccattttcatttctcaagaataagaaaataatacaCCAAAAGctccaaaaatttcaatagAAACTAGAAGGAGAATCTGTTGAAGTACATCAGGAGTGCTTCTGGGATAATGAATGGAACCAGAGAAGAGGATTCTCCTCTGGCCATTAATCACTACAGCTTTCCTATCATAGGTGACACTGCACTGGGTCACTTGACAACCCAAACACAAAGCTAGGCAAAATGCAATTAACAGCCTTGAAAATGAGCTTGTTTCCATGTTTTGAACAGCTCAAGACTCAGCCTTTAACTTCCAAAACTCACAAAAGAAAGCTTGCAACCCAAAGGGAATGCgattgagaaagaaagaaaaaggaggtTTTGAGCTGGTGGGCTCGTGGCTGTAGTTTAATAAGAGTAAAGTGGAGCAGGAAGAGAATCCATTTTCACACAGGGTCTCTGAGAGAGAAGTGAGACTTTGAGCAGACAGCAATTTATAAGTGACAAAAAATGTGTGTGTACAGTTTTCAACTCACAGCTCACCAGTGTCCGTAGCCATAGCAATAAAAGGAAGtgaaaacacaaaaaaaaaaaaaagggtagaaaaaacaaaaaaaaattgacaaaaaacaGGGAAAAAGAGGGTATCACAACAGTAAATAGAAGAAGCTTTATACTGTTCTTAGATAAAGATTAAAAGCTTAACGTTGGTGAGTGTTCTCCACGCGTTAACAGAATCTGTCATGACTTGACTAGATTTAGTATCTCCCATTTGCCCTTTCCACTTAACACATTGCCTAAACTAAACTAAACTCCCCAAAGATTTTCAGGAAAAAGCAAAACGAATACaatgtaaaaaattttgtttaagtGAATCGTTATTGCCAATTCTTTTGTCTTTCCAAGCTAGCTCATATACCACTTTCATTGAAAACATGATAACCTGACATGTAAATCTATGTCCTTTACACTTCCATTCAAATATAATCAAAGGATGCCATATAACTTAAATGTGTTACAATGTTATTTTTCTATAAGTTGTCTTAACTCAAATTGTAAATCCTGCTCTCCTACAAATTACTGAAAAGACGTAAGAAGAAAAACTGTTGTATATTCTGTCTGTAGTACATTTCTGAAGTGGGATGGACTCAAGTCATAAGATTAGATAAGCTAACATGGTATCATCCACTTGTCAATTAATTGCACTACATTACCAAAGAGACTTACATCAACCCCTTGTCTGATATACCTAATTCCAAATTTAACCTGGGAAAAAACTTACAGAACCAACCGACAACACTCTTATTATAGCACTACTGTTAATGGTTTGACCTGTTGATACACCCTCTGACTTAGGGTATTATGGTCATGACAAAAAAGGGGTAAAGTTTGCTCATTGccgctgctgctgctgctgcccCTGCCGCCTGCTGCCTGCTTTTTGTCTTCGGGGACCCTTTTTGCAAAATCTGTCTGCATTCCCTCCTTCTCCATGTGAACCCAGAAAGACCATCTCATGTACCCATCATATTTTTCTACTTATTGTGACAATTCTTTTGCTTCTAATTCACACTAGCTGATACCAACTTCTTTTGTCTTCTCAAAACAACCCCTTCAcataaatttcttttgttcagTTTTCTGTGACTTGTTGATCTTCTCAACTTCTAGTTGTCATTCCAGCCAAAATCAATATTCTATTCTGCCCTTTTGCTGTCATATTTCAATTGTGACCCTACAATCTTTATTGGTTTTTATTCTGCAATATCTCTgttctcattaaaaaaataatgtttcaTGTGGTAGTGCTTTGCCATCACAAAGAGAGGGTCCTTccggagaaaaaaaaaagaactgtACTCAATATTAAATGCAGCTACATCAACAGTGATTTAGTCATACAAACAATATTCTTGTCggcaatttttaattataatttgaaaaacCAACCAAGTTTAAAAACTTTGTAAGtcttatctatatatattttaccaTAGAAGGTTTCTTtgacaaaaggaaaataaagaagagGTTGACAATAAATGAGGCTAAATGAAACAGTGAGTCTCCCGAAAATGTTCCGCAAATTATTTTAATGCGATATGAAAGTACCATATGCATACAATACGAGAAGGCATAAACCTCTACTCAATGCTTAGGTTCTGTCAAATTGGTGCTTCGTTCTTTCAATCATAAAAGGGGTCACCATCATGGCAGAAACTCCATGGAATGAACAAGCTCTTTGAGCTGATATTCTAGAAGTGAAATTGCTATGGAGACTATGTTTTACCATgtaaagattaaagaaaaatactttCATGCTGCATCAAAATCTATAGCATTTACATTCAAtgaatcattaaaaaataaaaaggaaaaaggagatTCAACTAATGAAACATTGATAAGATTAGATTCCAAGGCCTCCCTACACCATTTATGAAAGGCTTCTTGGGGAACTTTATAAACATGATTACTTTAGCAAAAAACCCTTTAATCAAAGTAATTAGATTTGCTTAATTAATCTTAGACTATAATGAAAGTCAAACCAACGGTTTGATTTAGATGGATGTTCCTTGTTATATGTCCCCACATGGCATGCATGTTGTGTAGGTAAGCTAGAAAACAAGTCAGCCACCCAAAGCCTCAGTATGGTTCAATCCTAGTCTTTTACTCgtgtctttctttctcttttaccTTTCAACGCCGAGATGAGCGGAAAGGAAAGTGCAATGAAATCAAGTTCAACCCCTTAAGCGTCGTGGGGTCTCATTCCCACTTCCAATTCCAAGCGCAGATTAAGgatttatttacatttttatcaCTTATTAGGTCACCCACTGCCACTGTTTCTTATTTATGTTGTCACCTACATATCAATGCCTTTTAAAGTTAATTTggtgttttatttatttatgttttttgttCTCTCCCTTTTGGTGGCAGTCATTAATATGGTTTTCTCACGGCAGGTTTTCAAGCTCCTTGTCCCCGGTGAATGGTGACAGATTGCTAGCAAATTTAGGATTTTCTTATTTGTTGCTGGTAATCACCATTGTCCATTGCAGGAGGAGGAAGGAAAATGAAGGCCAAAAGTTTCTTTTCAAGGTGGGATTTAGTCAGAGATTCCAGGGATACATTCAGCCTATGCATGCTTAGGCAGCTGTCTGCTAAAGATTGGTCCAAGTACTAAACTTGACTAATTAGTGGATTAAACTGACTTGGATTTGCCTGATTTGTTGCTGCTTGCAGAAGTCGTTTTTATAgcataaaaattaaactttcAAACATCTTTTTCAATGTCATTGCTCTGAAAGGTACTTCCCTAACAAAGCTGGACAGCATGAAAGAGTCACTATAACCCCCTTCAACAAATGGAATTAGACTATGGAAAAAACCATTTACAGCAAAGCAACTTgtgcttatttttctttgcaaGGTTTCATACATATGTCATGACCACATGCATGTTTCATCAGGGTGAAACTTTCATATTCATATGATTTGGGCTCCTCAAAAGAAGTTACATCAATCAAATTCCTTCCCGGCCAAGCCATGCCACATTCACATCATCAAATTGTCTTGTACATAATTCTTACCCCTAATCCTAAACAGGCCTACATCAATAATTGGAGAACCCCAAAAATTACTGCAatcagagaaaaaaaaaaaggggaaaaaccTCAGCCTAAATCCATTATTTGATTCAACCTTGTGGATAACATAACTAATGAGTACTTTGTCAGTGGCTAAATTAAAGCCCTTTGGTTAAGAAGCCTCGCAGGGagcatttcttctttctttctttgctaAACAAAGTGAAAGGGTTTGCTCTGAAAGCTGCCCTACACACACCTAACCTTCAATTCACATAATCTGCGCATTGCATTGAGATCACAGCAACCCAttcaaaaaagagaaagtgcCTAATTTACACTTGGGGGCACCCACTTTTTTTAAAGACAGACACCGGCACCAGCTTTGCATAATTTGGGTCAATCATAAGATTTCTGCTTCCTGCTGTGCCAAACCCTTTATTTTATACAGTGTTTGTCCATGATATGATGCTCTTTTCAGAGCAAACTACTCAGCATtctcaaaatatatattttcttttcactaACCTATAAATAAACACAAACCCTGATTCGATATCATGTTGGATTTTaagataaacaattcaattaaaatcaaataaaaataaaaaagaaatttttattatatttaagttcTGAAAATATCTCTTGTTTAAGTAACATTGTTTCGATAATTTATCTAATAAATATCATAAAGGGGCCCTTGATTATAACTTTTCCTGTCTTTAATTAATTGGTTAGGATGTCATGCTGATAGGCCAAAGAGAGGAAAGGGCAGGAATTAAGGTGGATTTGatgtattttcattttcatagtAAAGAAGAATATGCATTATTATTACTACTCCTGTCAATTGAAGGAACAACCCTTTGATATAAAGCTCCATACTTACTCGAATGTACCCATCTGGCAAATGTAGCTCAAATGGGGCATTAGATAAAGTTGTTACCTACACATTTACTTTCTTGCATGGATCACCTCCTTATTAGGTTTCTTAATTACCCACTTAGTGCATGTATAATTTACCCAATAATTTGGCAGCTAATTATACTTCATAAATATAAATGCAAActctaatttaaaaaaattaattgctATTTTTTATCTGTATAATATATGATGTGATTTgataatatgaatatataataattaatatttaatcatattaattattatatcatCTGTTATGTAATCAAATTATCCCAGTTCGTCAAGGGGTAGAAAAAGGTTAATCTTTTGTAGGCACAAACTTTTAGGCAAACAAAAAAGAGTTAATTAATGATTAGTGTTAGACTTGAGGAGTTATGATTATTACAGCGACCCAAAACTAAAAATGAACCGTTAAAAGGAAAGAGGTACGTTGGAACAGTTAAAAGAGTGACGGTGGTGGAGACAGAGACACGAAACTGTGTCGTGTCAAAGCGAAAGGGCGCCAAAGATAACGAAAGCTCCACATCTTTGATGGATTTGGATCTGGATGGCATTGTTTGGCTGGCGAACGTGATGGTACACACGTGATAGAAGATCTAAAGGTTTGGTTGGTGCCTGTTTCGATGGGGTCCATTTCTTCCATCAATTCCCCTTAAGCGTCGGTGGACCTGCCGAGCGTGACTCTCCATTTTGGCCacccacccccccccccctcccttGCGGAACGGCGTCGATGGTCCGTTAGTTGGTTCCCTCCAATTCGAGAGCTCTCGTGAGGGTCGAGATCCTGGTTCCGTTAACGTCGGTGGGAAACGATTTCCGTTATGACGAGTTGACGGTTTGCCCCCTCCCCCTTGTGATTCTCGGGGATGGAATATTCTTTACGAGGTACAAAAATTGGGATTCTCTGCGGTGAAATTATTTCAACTCGTACGAGTTTGAGTaactttctttcctcttttgaTTGGGGTGGAGATAATGGGGCTAGTGTCCCTTAAATTAAGGGTAAGGGGACCGAGATTGGAGAGGACCTATGCCTTATGGCGTTCGCATATATGGCCGCCACGTGCCTAGATTAGGACCTTTGTACTATACTTCTTTTACTTTGCAAAGGAAAAGGGGAAGGAAACAGAGgagaaaatcaaaataatcaattatttaaaaaaaagaaaatgaataattaaataataaataaatttatttttttattgataagCACATGAAATCAATCCTAgttacaattaattaattaattagtgtTAAACTTAAGggaaaaatcacatatttcacaagttaatttttgtatattcAGAAATATTCTCTTGCCTGCCATGTGATTAGAAtgagaaggaaaaaagggGAACTGCAAAGGGCATAAAAATGGGGTAAAATTTGTCAATGGTAATGATTAATAAGCACATGAAACCAACCCTAGTTACATTTAAagcaaattaattaagaattcATGTGATcccaaatttatttgattgattagCATGGGTATGTTGCATGCCTTTGCAAACCCATTTCCTTCACACCCAAGGCTAAATTACTGATTTTAGGGTCGCCTTTTTGAGCACATCATTCACCCAACACTGACAGTCTTCTCCACACTTGAAGAGTGGGGTGGTGGCCAAGATGTTGTTATAGCTTTATGTGTTTCTTTCTTTGGGGTCCCATCATCACTTCTCCATGGCTTCTCTTCTATTCATCAACACTTGTCTCTCTTTTCATGGTCCTTCAACTACACCATTCTCGTAAAGCAGATAGGATTCCTTTaccttttgtgcactttttctCGGTTCTAGCGGGCCATTGCTCATcaaatccttttctttttaacgGTATAAACTGTTGGGTACAATGTGCAAACTTGCGCCAGTGTCACTGAAGCAAAAGctttttattactttatatAATTAGTTATAGCAGAAGGCTAGAAGCTTTAGCTTTTTCATTTGGGACTTGGCGGGTTTGATTCAAAGGCATGGGCCATGTAATGTATACATAGATAGACCTGGAAATCCATAGCTAAAAGGACAGTTTAATGTGTTTTGTATGAAATAAAGAGTTCACATTCGAGTTTTTTTAGTACTACTTTCttgtagaaaagaaaaaggtttcattcAGCTTCTTTTAAGACCAATGTTTATGGATCGGGTGAGATACTTTCCCTCTCAAAGTTCAGTCAAGTCCCTTAAATATGAAGTAAACTTAAAGGAGCTGAAATTCCATGCCATGATTCTTGGTTCTGGTCCCTACTCAGAATATatgtagtttttctttttgaaattgtATCAGAATCAACTTTGTATTAAGGAAGTCATGAGTTGGATCCCTTGTGAAATCTTTTGAGTCCTCAAAGGAGGGAGATTGCGATGTCACCAAGGTAGATGGTCTCGAGATGTGTCGGGATTTATTAATAATGTATTATCTTTCAAAAGTGTAATAGAAATGAAAGATGCATTTCGAAATCAAATGGTATAAGAACAATTCTGAATATCAGACAATCaagttaatatttttatatatacacatacatacatatgcatatatgtatgtatatatctAAATTCTGTAATATTTATTGTAATTACAGAATATTTGCAACATTTAAAATTATGTGTGATCTCTTTGCTTTTACCATGTAATTCGTTGCTTACATgctcaagaaaaaaaaaaaaggaaccaAACCAATGGACCACTTCATTGAAGATCCTTGTCTGGGATGTAACTGAAATCAGTAGGTTCCACTTAATCAGACAAAGAGACCCTAAAAAACTGATTTTGTTGTGTAATAAAGAGAGTATTAAGCCACCAATCCCTCCTATTAACGGCcccaaaagaacaaaatcatGAAGGCCTGACATATAAtattctgtttctggtttgtATAAGCAGATAAGTATAGCAATGGCAGGAGGATAGGGAAATGAAACAATCATTGATGCAGTTTTCCATGCTTTCCGAAAAAAAAAGGATCAGAGTTTCCGTGAAGAGATGGATAAATCCTGAAACCTGAGCCAAAGAAACAATGATTGGTCTTTCTCCCAAGCTGTGTGAGGGTGTCTGATTATGACTTTCCAATTTATTTTACAACCCGGGCATGGAACCATGCAGCTGAGCGTAGCTATCAAGGCTGCGTGCCTCTGTCTTTCCTTCCTGATGTAAGCAGACAGCATGAAGCCATGAAGCGTGGCTTTTACGTGAAGCTACCATGGATTGGTACTTCCGGGTGTGCCCTGTTCAGGTCGCGAACTGCGAGCAGATAAACACGGCACGGCAACAAGTACGAAGAAGGCCAAGCCCCATTGGAAAACAAAGTCGGGTTTTGGTCGAAAGCCCCTTGAGAATCCCAT
Protein-coding sequences here:
- the LOC18610838 gene encoding beta-galactosidase 3, producing the protein METSSFSRLLIAFCLALCLGCQVTQCSVTYDRKAVVINGQRRILFSGSIHYPRSTPDMWEDLIQKAKDGGLDVIETYVFWNVHEPSPGNYNFEGRYDLVRFMKTIQRAGLYAHLRIGPYVCAEWNFGGFPVWLKYVPGISFRTDNEPFKRAMQGFTEKIVGLMKSHNLFESQGGPIILSQIENEYGAQSKLLGASGYNYVTWAAKMAIETGTGVPWVMCKEEDAPDPVINTCNGFYCDTFQPNKPYKPTMWTEAWSGWFTEFGGPLHHRPAEDLAFAVARFIQKGGSFVNYYMYHGGTNFGRTAGGPFITTSYDYDAPIDEYGLIRQPKYGHLKELHRAIKMSERALVSADPIVTSLGSFQQAYMYTSESGDCAAFLSNYDTKSAARVLFNNMHYNLPPWSISILPDCRNAVFNTAKVGVQTSQMQMLPTNAEMFSWESYDEDTSSLDDSSTITVDGLLEQINVTRDASDYLWYITSVNIGSSESFLHGGELPTLIVQSTGHAVHIFINGQLSGSAFGTRQNRRFTYTGKVNLRAGTNRIALLSVAVGLPNVGGHFETWNTGILGPVALHGLDQGKWDLSWQKWTYQVGLKGEAMNLVSPNSISSVEWMEGSLAAQKQQPLRWHKAYFNAPEGDEPLALDMESMGKGQIWINGQSIGRYWTAYAHGDCNGCSYAGTFRPPKCQLGCGQPTQRWYHVPRSWLKPTQNLLVIFEELGGDPSRISVMKRSVSSVCAEVSEYHPNIKNWQIESYGKAEEFHRPKVHLHCNPGQAISFIKFASFGTPLGTCGSYQQGPCHAPASYAILEKKCIGKQRCAVTIANSNFGQDPCPNVLKRLSVEAACAPITSTTGQPNRGG